A section of the Pseudomonadota bacterium genome encodes:
- a CDS encoding DUF2628 domain-containing protein, producing MFGPSEKTFTVYEKPEAAEPTDRVVLVREGFSFWAFALHILWLLGNRLWLVALGYVVAMGLIVEVGGMLQVSAISIGILQAGLQVLLGFNAYDLEAMTLRRKGYRFAGVIVAESPMHAQRRYHEFAA from the coding sequence TGTATGAAAAACCCGAAGCGGCAGAGCCGACGGATCGGGTGGTGCTGGTGCGCGAGGGGTTCTCGTTTTGGGCGTTTGCACTGCATATCCTCTGGCTGCTGGGCAACCGCTTGTGGTTGGTCGCACTGGGCTATGTGGTGGCGATGGGGCTCATTGTTGAAGTGGGCGGCATGCTGCAGGTGTCAGCGATTTCTATCGGCATTTTGCAGGCCGGGTTGCAGGTGCTGCTGGGCTTCAACGCCTATGACCTGGAAGCGATGACGCTGCGCCGCAAGGGCTACCGCTTCGCCGGGGTGATTGTGGCGGAATCGCCGATGCATGCGCAGCGGCGCTATCACGAATTCGCGGCCTGA